In one Pseudomonas tensinigenes genomic region, the following are encoded:
- a CDS encoding 2OG-Fe dioxygenase family protein: MIVLNREVGESLRRDKYVNVQGGDFNLYGHFADFVRLTKSWENMEPDSYYGQAEAGMRYRRYSDFEYNPKTRELKQLEHRAYVQSKENNAYVGGLVRHFQDFSDEVITSPVMRSLIDTDFEVYKSVLPEELHDEIWQCQIHQIRIEIKPGKQLEITPEGIHCDGYPFSGVHFWGRNNVEGAESRLYDIHEHQLASTTYQEILDTTYFLDRDMRHYVTPARNTHTHAMAYRQILAISFSRPGTAFDIVR, translated from the coding sequence ATGATCGTTTTGAACAGAGAAGTGGGCGAATCGCTACGGCGCGACAAATATGTCAACGTCCAGGGTGGTGACTTCAATCTCTACGGTCATTTTGCCGACTTCGTCAGACTGACCAAAAGTTGGGAAAACATGGAGCCTGACAGTTACTACGGTCAGGCCGAAGCCGGCATGCGTTACCGTCGTTACAGCGACTTTGAGTACAACCCGAAAACCCGCGAGCTCAAGCAACTCGAGCATCGCGCCTACGTGCAGTCGAAAGAGAACAACGCCTATGTTGGCGGCCTGGTACGACACTTTCAGGACTTCTCCGATGAAGTAATTACTTCACCGGTGATGCGCAGCCTGATCGACACCGATTTCGAAGTGTACAAAAGCGTACTGCCGGAAGAGCTGCACGATGAAATCTGGCAGTGCCAGATCCATCAGATCCGCATCGAAATCAAACCCGGCAAGCAACTGGAAATCACCCCCGAAGGCATTCACTGCGACGGCTATCCGTTCAGCGGTGTGCACTTCTGGGGCCGCAATAATGTCGAGGGCGCGGAGAGTCGTTTGTACGACATCCACGAGCATCAACTGGCGTCGACCACTTACCAGGAAATTCTCGACACCACCTACTTCCTCGATCGCGACATGCGCCACTACGTGACCCCGGCCCGCAACACGCACACCCATGCGATGGCGTACCGGCAGATTCTGGCGATCTCCTTCTCGCGGCCCGGGACCGCTTTCGACATTGTTCGCTAA
- a CDS encoding GNAT family N-acetyltransferase: MERFFRQFDEVSFCEWQDAKCLRGVLIQKTTTAYLAFDVAGEIVGAVLGGMLGSRGTINHLAVSPRYRSQGVGQRLVEAASSDMKRVGVLRMFLFVDDANLAGKRFWTAQGFCEPHGERTFERDL; encoded by the coding sequence ATGGAGCGCTTTTTCCGCCAGTTCGACGAAGTGTCCTTCTGCGAGTGGCAGGACGCCAAGTGCCTGCGCGGCGTGCTGATCCAGAAAACCACCACGGCCTATCTCGCCTTCGACGTCGCTGGAGAAATTGTCGGCGCGGTGCTGGGCGGCATGCTCGGCAGTCGCGGCACCATCAATCATCTGGCGGTCAGCCCGCGCTATCGCAGCCAGGGCGTCGGTCAACGCCTGGTTGAAGCGGCGTCGTCCGATATGAAACGGGTCGGCGTGTTACGGATGTTTCTGTTCGTCGACGATGCTAACCTCGCGGGCAAGCGATTCTGGACTGCCCAGGGTTTTTGCGAACCCCACGGCGAGCGGACATTTGAGAGGGATCTATGA
- a CDS encoding AzlC family ABC transporter permease produces MNETSGSAPLMAAHQPSRTFAEASPVVAGYFTVSFVFGLMAVNAGLPMWLPVAMCLFVYAGASQFAALALISSGASLTTIVLTTFLINARHMLMSVYMAKALRALGLSRMERWAYAGGLTDESFAFHSVKLGTGAPVNVRYLIGFNLFCHTSWVLGGLLGAVCAQYAAHLIKYQLDYALTAMMLYVLVSLCNTRNKLIAAAAAVICMGALSLVGSSPFNVFIATFVGCGVGVCLTKRS; encoded by the coding sequence ATGAATGAAACGTCCGGCAGTGCGCCGCTGATGGCTGCCCATCAGCCGTCGCGCACGTTTGCCGAAGCCAGCCCGGTCGTCGCTGGCTACTTCACGGTGTCATTCGTGTTCGGGCTGATGGCCGTCAACGCCGGGTTGCCGATGTGGCTGCCAGTGGCGATGTGTTTGTTCGTATATGCCGGCGCTTCGCAATTCGCCGCGCTGGCGCTGATCTCTAGCGGCGCCTCGCTGACCACCATCGTGCTGACTACGTTCCTGATCAATGCGCGGCACATGCTGATGTCGGTGTACATGGCCAAGGCCCTGCGGGCGCTGGGGCTCAGCCGCATGGAACGCTGGGCTTATGCCGGTGGCCTGACCGATGAATCCTTCGCGTTCCACAGCGTTAAACTCGGCACGGGTGCGCCGGTCAACGTGCGTTACCTGATCGGCTTCAACCTGTTCTGCCACACCTCTTGGGTGCTCGGCGGTTTGCTTGGCGCGGTCTGCGCACAGTACGCGGCGCACCTGATCAAATACCAGCTCGACTATGCCCTGACGGCGATGATGCTCTACGTGCTGGTGTCGCTGTGCAACACGCGCAACAAGCTCATCGCGGCCGCTGCTGCGGTGATTTGCATGGGCGCACTGAGCCTGGTCGGCAGCTCGCCGTTCAACGTTTTCATCGCCACGTTTGTGGGCTGCGGAGTGGGTGTATGCCTGACCAAACGTTCCTGA
- a CDS encoding AzlD domain-containing protein produces MPDQTFLILVVALMMAVTFLPRALPLQVNTEHWPPFVARALEYLPVAIVAAISLTPLLIKDQRIQLDRPEFYAAIPTLLCAYFSKNLFLSVAVGTAAYIALGSFM; encoded by the coding sequence ATGCCTGACCAAACGTTCCTGATTCTGGTAGTGGCGCTGATGATGGCCGTGACCTTCCTGCCACGCGCCTTGCCCCTGCAAGTCAACACCGAGCACTGGCCGCCGTTTGTTGCGCGGGCGCTGGAATACTTGCCGGTGGCGATCGTCGCTGCGATCAGCCTGACACCCTTGTTGATCAAGGATCAGCGCATACAGCTCGATCGCCCGGAATTCTATGCCGCGATTCCGACGTTGCTATGTGCGTATTTCAGCAAAAACCTCTTTCTCAGTGTGGCGGTTGGGACGGCTGCGTACATTGCGCTCGGCTCGTTCATGTAG